Proteins encoded together in one uncultured Desulfosarcina sp. window:
- a CDS encoding HD domain-containing protein — MDPVYLEIRRIARQIAARQPQPDFYIDHPEEVKASHHFYRSDATVVRLRRKMAQCLEDDFGHGMGHVEKVALDAGALTIVESRLKGHGEEQARRSLLLAQCAGLLHDICRKEKFHAEKGAQKAGEILQRYPLSDDEIQRVCSAIRNHEAFAPVKASRPRPSGMISDCLYDADKFRWGPDNFNHTLWDMVDYLNPPLSSFMDHYPKGMAMLKKIRATFRSQTGRRYGPQFIDIGIAIGEELYRIILSDFVNPT, encoded by the coding sequence ATGGATCCTGTTTACCTGGAAATTAGACGGATCGCGCGCCAGATTGCGGCTCGTCAGCCCCAACCGGACTTTTACATCGACCATCCGGAAGAGGTAAAGGCATCGCACCATTTCTACCGCTCCGATGCCACCGTCGTCAGACTGCGCCGAAAAATGGCGCAATGCCTGGAGGACGACTTCGGCCATGGCATGGGGCATGTGGAAAAGGTGGCCCTGGACGCCGGCGCGCTGACCATCGTCGAAAGCCGCCTCAAAGGCCATGGAGAAGAACAGGCCCGTCGAAGCCTTTTGCTGGCCCAGTGTGCCGGTCTGCTGCACGATATCTGCCGCAAAGAAAAATTCCATGCCGAAAAAGGCGCGCAAAAGGCGGGCGAGATCCTGCAACGATACCCGCTGTCCGACGACGAGATCCAGCGCGTCTGCTCGGCCATCCGCAATCACGAGGCCTTCGCCCCTGTGAAAGCATCGAGGCCGAGGCCGTCCGGTATGATTTCCGATTGCCTGTACGATGCAGACAAATTTCGCTGGGGGCCGGACAACTTCAACCATACCCTCTGGGACATGGTGGACTATCTGAATCCGCCCCTTTCGAGCTTTATGGATCATTACCCCAAAGGGATGGCCATGTTGAAAAAAATCCGGGCCACCTTCCGCTCGCAAACCGGTCGTCGGTACGGTCCCCAGTTCATCGACATTGGCATTGCCATCGGTGAAGAACTCTACCGAATTATTTTGTCCGATTTTGTCAATCCCACCTGA
- a CDS encoding electron transfer flavoprotein-ubiquinone oxidoreductase yields MTTHETIEFDVLFVGGGPANLAGAIRLMQLAAEKGQELEVAVIDKGAAIGSHAISGAVMNPVAIAELYPDYESLGFPVERKVRGDGFYFLTKTRQFKMPMVPRQMHNTGFPIVSLARVCRWLGEKAEALGINVFPGFDGKELLFADDGRTVIGVRTGDKGLDKDGKPKPNFEPGIDLLAKVTVLGEGARGSLVKSLAEKLPIRAGRLPELFETGIKEVIQLPEDNFFVNSAFNDIHTLGYPLDLNTPGGGFIYEMDGNRVTLGYLVALGYENPHLDLYDVFMHFKGHPLVQEIIKGGKVVEQGARAVSTCGWYSMPQLAVDGALITGNAAALHSTPAIKGIHLAMKSGMLAAEAIVDALTAGKNDRGALENYAERLAGSWAGEELREGRNYAQALAKKGPAKLIHLAAQYFTKGKGLIDRLSAKDDAKTLKTLSKAPTLSEKPEWSKDDPAMVDKLTGVYLSGTGHREDQPSHIVIHDQRVCVEKCYPTYSAPCTRFCPGDVYELETGKDGGMTGIKLNFTNCLHCKTCDIKDPFHNITWTCPEGGEGPNYKRV; encoded by the coding sequence ATGACGACACACGAAACCATTGAATTCGATGTTCTTTTTGTGGGCGGCGGGCCGGCCAATTTGGCCGGTGCCATCCGGCTGATGCAGCTGGCAGCCGAAAAAGGCCAGGAACTGGAAGTGGCCGTGATCGACAAGGGCGCCGCCATCGGCTCCCACGCCATCAGCGGAGCGGTGATGAACCCGGTAGCCATTGCCGAGCTTTACCCTGACTATGAAAGCCTGGGATTCCCTGTGGAACGCAAGGTACGCGGCGACGGTTTCTATTTCCTGACCAAAACCCGACAATTCAAGATGCCCATGGTGCCGCGCCAGATGCACAACACCGGCTTTCCCATCGTCAGCCTGGCAAGGGTTTGTCGCTGGCTGGGGGAAAAGGCCGAGGCGCTGGGCATCAATGTCTTTCCCGGCTTTGACGGCAAGGAACTGCTTTTTGCCGACGACGGCCGGACCGTCATCGGCGTTCGCACCGGCGACAAGGGCTTGGACAAGGACGGCAAGCCCAAACCCAATTTCGAGCCGGGAATCGATCTTCTGGCCAAGGTGACCGTGCTGGGCGAGGGTGCCCGAGGCAGCCTTGTTAAATCATTGGCGGAGAAGCTCCCCATCCGCGCCGGCCGGCTACCCGAGCTTTTCGAAACCGGCATCAAGGAAGTCATCCAGCTGCCGGAAGACAATTTTTTCGTGAATAGCGCGTTCAACGACATCCACACCCTGGGTTATCCCCTGGATCTGAACACCCCCGGCGGCGGATTCATCTACGAAATGGATGGAAACCGTGTCACCTTGGGATACCTGGTCGCCCTGGGGTACGAGAACCCGCACCTTGACCTTTACGATGTCTTCATGCACTTCAAGGGCCATCCGTTGGTCCAGGAAATCATCAAAGGCGGCAAGGTCGTCGAGCAGGGCGCCCGCGCCGTTTCCACCTGCGGCTGGTACAGCATGCCGCAACTGGCCGTGGACGGCGCGTTGATTACCGGCAATGCCGCGGCCCTGCACAGCACCCCGGCCATCAAGGGCATCCATCTGGCCATGAAATCGGGCATGCTGGCCGCCGAGGCCATTGTCGACGCCCTGACCGCCGGCAAAAATGACCGGGGGGCGCTTGAGAATTACGCTGAGCGTCTGGCGGGCAGCTGGGCCGGCGAAGAGCTTCGCGAAGGCCGCAATTATGCCCAGGCCCTGGCCAAGAAAGGCCCCGCCAAATTGATTCATCTGGCGGCCCAGTATTTCACCAAGGGCAAGGGGCTGATTGACCGTTTGTCCGCCAAGGACGACGCCAAAACCCTCAAGACGCTGTCCAAGGCGCCAACTTTAAGCGAAAAACCGGAATGGTCCAAGGATGATCCGGCCATGGTCGACAAGCTTACCGGCGTTTACCTGTCCGGCACCGGGCACCGGGAAGACCAGCCGAGCCATATCGTGATTCACGACCAGCGGGTTTGCGTGGAGAAATGCTACCCCACCTATAGCGCTCCCTGCACGCGTTTTTGTCCCGGCGATGTCTATGAGCTGGAAACCGGTAAGGATGGCGGCATGACCGGCATCAAACTGAATTTCACCAACTGCTTGCACTGCAAGACCTGCGATATCAAAGATCCCTTCCACAACATCACCTGGACCTGTCCGGAGGGAGGGGAGGGACCGAATTACAAACGCGTCTAA
- a CDS encoding FAD-binding oxidoreductase, with amino-acid sequence MDNKKYDVIIVGGGIMGSTTAYYLTQKDPKLKVVVIERDLTYAKASTTLSMVNARIQFNLKQNVQISKFAFDVLANFEDTMTVNDNRPSIAYRREGNLFLYQEEGVAETKAAMVMQKELGCKIEWWSPEEIREHYPLYKPENLDGIAGAAFGAEDGHFDAYAVLMAYKANARAQDVDYIEAEVKDLIFEGKQIVGVKTASGDSYASEIVLNCAGAWCNDLARSAGFELPVNPVKRQCFCVDPATKPARPLPLTFIPTGLYFRSETGGTLLMGKSMPDDVVGYNDFTWSQDRFMEVLWPELAEFVPEFERLKLVRGWAGLYAVNTMDGNGIIGEWPELKGFYLANGFSGHGLQQGPAVGRYLSELITGTTPTLDLSIFSPKRVLEGKPIDGESGFLADELRHTSH; translated from the coding sequence ATGGACAACAAGAAGTACGATGTCATCATTGTCGGCGGCGGCATCATGGGATCCACCACCGCTTATTATCTGACCCAAAAAGACCCCAAACTAAAGGTGGTTGTGATCGAGCGCGATCTGACCTACGCCAAGGCATCCACGACGCTGTCCATGGTCAACGCCAGGATCCAGTTCAACCTGAAGCAGAACGTGCAGATCTCCAAGTTCGCCTTTGACGTACTGGCGAACTTCGAGGACACTATGACCGTCAACGACAACCGGCCCAGCATCGCCTATCGCCGGGAGGGCAACCTGTTTCTTTACCAGGAAGAGGGCGTCGCCGAGACCAAGGCCGCCATGGTCATGCAGAAAGAACTGGGATGCAAGATCGAATGGTGGTCGCCGGAAGAAATCAGGGAGCACTATCCACTGTATAAACCGGAAAACCTCGATGGCATCGCCGGGGCCGCCTTCGGTGCCGAGGACGGTCATTTCGACGCTTACGCCGTGTTGATGGCATACAAGGCCAATGCGCGCGCCCAGGACGTGGACTACATCGAGGCCGAGGTGAAGGATCTGATTTTCGAAGGCAAGCAGATTGTCGGCGTCAAGACCGCTTCCGGCGACAGCTACGCCTCGGAAATCGTTCTCAACTGCGCCGGCGCCTGGTGCAACGACCTGGCCAGGAGCGCCGGTTTCGAACTGCCCGTCAACCCGGTCAAACGCCAGTGTTTCTGCGTCGATCCGGCGACCAAGCCCGCCCGGCCCCTGCCGCTGACGTTTATTCCCACCGGGCTCTATTTCCGCAGCGAGACCGGCGGAACGCTGCTGATGGGCAAATCCATGCCCGACGATGTGGTCGGCTACAACGACTTTACCTGGAGCCAGGACCGTTTCATGGAAGTGCTCTGGCCGGAGCTGGCCGAGTTCGTGCCGGAATTCGAACGCCTCAAGCTGGTTCGCGGGTGGGCCGGCCTGTACGCGGTCAACACCATGGACGGCAACGGAATCATCGGCGAATGGCCGGAACTGAAAGGCTTTTACCTGGCCAACGGCTTCTCCGGCCATGGCCTGCAGCAAGGCCCGGCCGTGGGACGCTACCTGAGTGAGCTGATCACCGGCACCACGCCAACCCTGGATCTGTCGATCTTCTCCCCCAAGCGCGTACTGGAAGGCAAGCCCATCGACGGCGAGAGCGGATTTCTGGCCGATGAACTCCGGCATACCTCGCACTAG
- a CDS encoding pyridoxal phosphate-dependent aminotransferase yields the protein MNTPIPASIVREKISESRLASVGLASIRELNRLVGEIETASGQRFIRMEMGVPGLKPPEVEIEGEIEALRWGVGATYPPFDGIPELKQEMVRFIKLFLDTDVAPAHCLPTVGSMQGCYLAMMMAGRRKKGRDGILFIDPGFPVNKKQARVLGLNQESFDVYGYRGDKLKGKLESILATGKIGALMYSNPNNPAWICFTEKELAIIGELCTRYDVIALEDLAYFGMDFRQDTSIPGQAPYIPTVSHYTDNYILLISASKSFSLAGQRFGMTAISDALFESTGDGLEPYFGTDRFGYAYIFGGIYALSSGVCHSTQYGVAALLKAVNDGAYNFVTAVREYGDRAREMKKLFLQNGFSLVYDMDEDQPLADGFYFTLSYPGFSGVELVEELLYYGISAISLSTTGSSRTEGIRACVSMTGKDRFEELEERLKAFDADHKQGLRAIETSG from the coding sequence ATGAATACACCCATTCCCGCATCCATCGTTCGGGAAAAAATCAGTGAAAGCCGCCTGGCGAGCGTGGGCCTGGCTTCCATCCGTGAGTTGAACCGCCTGGTCGGAGAAATCGAAACCGCCTCCGGCCAGCGGTTTATCCGCATGGAAATGGGCGTTCCCGGCCTCAAACCGCCCGAGGTTGAAATAGAAGGAGAAATCGAGGCCTTGCGCTGGGGCGTGGGGGCCACCTATCCGCCCTTCGACGGCATCCCGGAATTAAAGCAGGAAATGGTCCGCTTCATCAAGTTGTTTCTGGACACGGATGTGGCGCCGGCCCATTGTCTGCCCACGGTGGGGTCGATGCAGGGCTGCTACCTGGCCATGATGATGGCCGGCCGCCGTAAAAAAGGGCGTGACGGCATTCTGTTCATCGACCCGGGATTTCCGGTCAACAAGAAACAGGCGCGGGTGCTGGGGCTGAACCAGGAGAGTTTCGATGTCTACGGCTACCGGGGCGACAAGCTGAAGGGCAAGCTGGAATCGATCCTGGCCACCGGCAAAATCGGAGCCTTGATGTACTCCAATCCCAACAACCCGGCCTGGATCTGTTTTACGGAAAAGGAACTGGCCATCATTGGCGAGCTTTGCACGCGCTACGATGTGATTGCCCTGGAGGACCTGGCCTATTTCGGCATGGATTTCCGACAGGATACGTCAATTCCGGGGCAGGCGCCTTATATCCCCACGGTGTCCCATTACACCGACAACTATATTCTGCTCATTTCAGCCTCGAAATCCTTCAGCCTGGCCGGTCAGCGCTTCGGCATGACCGCCATTTCCGATGCCCTGTTCGAATCCACAGGCGATGGCCTGGAGCCCTATTTCGGGACGGACCGTTTCGGCTACGCCTACATCTTCGGCGGGATTTACGCCCTGAGTTCAGGCGTGTGCCACAGCACCCAGTACGGCGTGGCGGCGCTGCTCAAGGCCGTCAACGACGGAGCCTACAACTTCGTCACGGCGGTGCGCGAATATGGGGACCGGGCGCGGGAAATGAAGAAACTGTTCCTGCAAAACGGGTTTTCCCTGGTTTACGACATGGACGAGGATCAGCCCCTGGCGGATGGCTTTTACTTTACCCTCAGCTACCCCGGCTTTTCGGGCGTGGAATTGGTGGAGGAACTGCTTTACTACGGTATCAGCGCCATCTCCCTTTCCACTACCGGCAGCAGCCGCACCGAGGGCATTCGCGCCTGTGTATCCATGACGGGCAAGGATCGTTTCGAGGAGCTGGAAGAACGGCTGAAAGCCTTTGACGCCGATCATAAACAAGGGCTGCGGGCGATCGAGACATCCGGTTGA
- a CDS encoding diguanylate cyclase — protein sequence MTTLNTFVMDWLTAGQRDRLGRHIESNIQLAVLYSFVGIIQFLLFATFFLLAGRLFHGLALVFFALFLILSYAYLRVSGNHRRYFDMVIYMMALFCLYMVCLGGAHSSGPLWTFFVPLLASYLQGLRKGAITIIALMLMILVIFYGPWSTLGIAQYPNIFKVRFIGALIMVCLMAFTYEYSRKLAHQELVVLSEKLEQAAKTDELTGLSNRRDMKEKLRYEANRSARSQRPFCLLLADIDDFKRINDDHGHDAGDLVLQALSGRMTVSLRKQDGIARWGGEEFLILLPESGMEEGRTIAERLLKAIAGQPFRIQDKSLQLSLSIGLARFDPGSDLEKTITRADQALYRAKHKGKKRVETASDEKG from the coding sequence GTGACGACGTTGAACACCTTTGTAATGGACTGGCTGACAGCCGGCCAGCGCGATCGGTTGGGAAGACACATTGAAAGCAATATCCAACTTGCGGTTCTCTATAGCTTCGTCGGCATCATCCAATTTCTGCTCTTCGCGACCTTCTTCCTGTTGGCCGGACGCCTTTTCCACGGCCTCGCACTAGTATTTTTCGCCCTTTTCCTGATTCTCTCCTATGCGTACTTGCGGGTCTCGGGAAATCACCGCCGCTATTTTGACATGGTCATCTACATGATGGCACTGTTCTGCCTGTACATGGTCTGTCTTGGCGGTGCTCACAGTTCCGGTCCCTTGTGGACGTTTTTTGTTCCCCTGCTGGCTTCTTACCTTCAGGGACTTCGCAAGGGTGCGATAACCATTATTGCCTTGATGCTGATGATCCTGGTTATTTTCTACGGGCCATGGTCGACATTGGGAATCGCCCAATATCCGAACATTTTCAAAGTACGATTTATCGGTGCCTTGATCATGGTGTGCCTTATGGCCTTTACTTACGAATACTCGCGGAAACTGGCCCACCAGGAACTGGTGGTGTTGAGCGAAAAACTGGAACAGGCGGCCAAAACCGACGAACTCACCGGACTTTCCAACCGCAGGGATATGAAAGAGAAACTGCGCTATGAAGCCAATCGGTCCGCCAGAAGCCAAAGACCGTTCTGCCTGTTGCTGGCGGATATCGATGACTTCAAACGCATCAACGATGATCATGGCCATGACGCCGGGGACCTGGTGCTGCAAGCCCTATCCGGCAGAATGACGGTTTCGCTCCGCAAACAGGATGGTATCGCCCGTTGGGGGGGTGAGGAATTTCTGATTCTGCTGCCGGAGTCCGGCATGGAGGAAGGACGCACGATTGCCGAGCGTCTGTTGAAAGCTATTGCCGGCCAGCCGTTCCGCATTCAGGACAAGTCGCTGCAACTCTCCCTGAGCATCGGGCTGGCCCGATTCGATCCGGGCAGCGACCTGGAAAAGACGATCACCCGCGCCGACCAGGCCCTCTACCGGGCCAAGCACAAAGGCAAAAAACGGGTTGAGACAGCGAGCGACGAAAAGGGATAA
- a CDS encoding oligopeptide/dipeptide ABC transporter ATP-binding protein, with protein MTTHESNPTPRGEAGLLALDQVVKHFDISGGLLDQLRFENGRITRRRTTVKAVNNVSFTIVPGETFSVVGESGCGKSTLARTTLGLYPPNSGRILYRGKRIDNKNAQQMLPYRRKMQMIFQDPYASLNPRKTVMQTLEEPVVFHNPSISSNQVKERVAEVMSQVGVDPKWAGRYPHEFSGGQRQRISIARALMVDPEFIVADEPVSALDVSIQAQILNLLMDAQAQRGLTYMFITHDLSVVQHISTRVAVMYLGTLCELSPARTLFENPRHPYTRALLSAIPKLGGLKSDPIRLKGEVPTPIHLPSGCVFHGRCVHADRRCVEEVPEIHGVENGVIVACHGVEEGRL; from the coding sequence ATGACCACGCACGAATCCAATCCAACGCCACGCGGCGAAGCCGGTTTGCTGGCCCTCGATCAGGTGGTCAAACATTTTGACATCTCCGGCGGATTGCTGGACCAACTGCGGTTCGAAAACGGACGGATCACCCGGCGCCGTACCACGGTCAAGGCGGTCAACAACGTCAGTTTCACCATCGTTCCCGGCGAAACCTTCAGCGTAGTGGGTGAAAGCGGATGCGGCAAGTCCACCCTGGCCCGAACCACGCTGGGCCTCTATCCGCCCAACAGCGGTCGGATTCTCTACCGCGGCAAGCGCATCGATAACAAGAACGCCCAGCAGATGCTGCCCTATCGCCGCAAAATGCAAATGATTTTCCAGGACCCTTACGCTTCGCTCAATCCTCGCAAGACCGTCATGCAGACCCTGGAAGAACCGGTGGTCTTTCACAATCCATCCATCTCCTCGAACCAGGTGAAGGAGCGGGTAGCCGAGGTGATGTCCCAGGTGGGTGTGGACCCGAAATGGGCCGGCCGCTACCCCCACGAATTTTCCGGGGGCCAGCGCCAGCGCATCAGCATCGCCCGGGCCCTGATGGTGGACCCCGAGTTCATCGTGGCCGATGAACCCGTGTCGGCCCTGGACGTCTCCATCCAGGCCCAGATTCTCAATCTGCTCATGGATGCCCAGGCCCAACGCGGCCTTACGTATATGTTCATCACCCACGACCTTTCCGTGGTGCAGCACATCAGCACCCGGGTGGCGGTCATGTATCTGGGCACCCTGTGCGAACTCTCGCCGGCCAGAACCTTGTTCGAAAATCCCCGGCACCCATACACCCGGGCGCTGTTGTCGGCGATCCCCAAACTGGGGGGCCTCAAGAGCGACCCCATCAGGCTCAAGGGAGAAGTGCCCACCCCCATCCATCTGCCCAGCGGGTGCGTCTTTCACGGCCGCTGCGTGCACGCGGACCGACGCTGTGTCGAGGAGGTCCCGGAAATCCACGGCGTGGAAAACGGGGTCATCGTCGCCTGCCACGGCGTGGAGGAGGGACGCTTGTAG
- a CDS encoding ABC transporter ATP-binding protein → MSHLLEVKDLEVKFALRTGDLTAINGVSFSLNKGQRMGLVGESGAGKSVTGFAIINLISKPGFISGGQVIFNGRDLAALSDEAMREIRGNQISMIFQDPMMTLNPVLTIGTQMVETLQAHRSITRAEAEAIALEKLKKVQIPSPEKRLAQYPHEFSGGMRQRIVIAIALLTDPEVIIADEPTTALDVTIQAEIMALLQQLCKSEHTGLILITHDLGVVSQVTETIAVMYAGKIVEMGSTEKVVNTPRHPYTQGLIKALPGSLQPGAKLHQIPGMMPTLTDIPPGCAFNPRCTLSERICRQQEPPFIAIDGDACKVACHMVQPDASKASL, encoded by the coding sequence ATGTCTCATCTACTCGAAGTCAAGGATCTCGAGGTCAAATTCGCCCTGCGAACCGGGGACCTGACCGCCATCAACGGCGTCAGCTTCAGCCTGAACAAAGGGCAGCGCATGGGGCTGGTGGGCGAAAGCGGCGCCGGGAAATCGGTGACCGGATTCGCCATCATCAACCTGATCAGCAAGCCGGGATTCATCTCGGGCGGCCAAGTGATTTTCAACGGCCGGGATCTGGCGGCCCTTTCCGACGAAGCCATGCGGGAAATCCGCGGAAACCAGATCAGCATGATCTTTCAGGATCCCATGATGACCCTCAACCCGGTGCTGACCATCGGCACCCAGATGGTCGAAACCCTTCAGGCCCATCGCAGCATCACCCGGGCCGAGGCCGAGGCCATTGCCCTGGAAAAGCTCAAAAAGGTACAGATCCCCTCGCCGGAAAAACGGCTGGCGCAGTATCCCCACGAGTTTTCCGGCGGCATGCGCCAGCGCATCGTCATCGCCATCGCCCTGCTTACCGACCCGGAGGTCATCATCGCCGATGAGCCCACCACGGCCCTGGACGTCACCATCCAGGCCGAAATCATGGCCCTCTTGCAACAGTTGTGCAAATCCGAGCATACCGGCCTGATTCTCATCACCCACGACCTGGGCGTGGTTTCCCAGGTCACCGAAACCATCGCCGTCATGTATGCCGGTAAAATCGTGGAAATGGGATCTACGGAGAAAGTGGTCAACACCCCCCGCCATCCTTATACCCAAGGATTGATCAAAGCATTGCCCGGAAGCCTGCAACCGGGAGCCAAACTGCATCAGATTCCGGGAATGATGCCGACGTTGACCGACATCCCCCCCGGCTGCGCCTTCAATCCGCGCTGCACCCTGAGTGAGCGCATCTGCCGGCAGCAGGAGCCGCCTTTTATCGCCATTGACGGGGACGCCTGCAAGGTGGCCTGCCACATGGTGCAACCTGATGCCAGCAAGGCAAGCCTATGA
- a CDS encoding ABC transporter permease: protein MNRTWQRFKASYLLYSFKQDKTAVFSFVVLVVLLITGLMAPLISPYNPYDPANIDIMNSEMPPAWMEDGEGAFWLGTDIQGRDLLSTMIYGLRLSIFIGCGAVVLQGLLGVVVGLLAGYIGGKIDAVLMRIADIQLSFPYLMVAIFISAIFQVAFGIGRYEELAVPLLIVIIGLAEWPVYARTVRASVMGEKSKEYVEAARVIGLNRWRIMFRHVLPNTMTSVLVISTIQVANAVMSEAALSFLGLGMPVTKPSLGSLIRSGFEYIFSGSWWITLFPGVFLVLLVLVINLLGDWLRDVLNPKLYKG from the coding sequence ATGAACCGAACCTGGCAACGCTTCAAGGCATCCTACCTGCTATACAGCTTCAAGCAGGACAAGACTGCCGTATTCAGCTTCGTGGTGCTGGTGGTATTGCTGATCACCGGCCTTATGGCGCCGCTGATTTCTCCCTACAATCCCTATGACCCGGCCAATATCGACATCATGAATTCCGAAATGCCGCCGGCCTGGATGGAAGATGGGGAAGGGGCCTTCTGGCTGGGAACGGACATCCAGGGGCGGGATCTGCTCAGTACCATGATCTACGGCCTGCGGCTATCCATTTTCATCGGCTGCGGCGCAGTGGTCCTGCAAGGGCTGCTGGGCGTCGTCGTGGGACTGCTGGCCGGGTATATCGGCGGAAAAATCGACGCCGTACTCATGCGCATCGCCGATATCCAGCTCTCCTTTCCCTACCTCATGGTAGCTATATTCATCAGCGCCATTTTTCAGGTGGCTTTCGGCATCGGCCGCTATGAGGAGTTGGCCGTGCCGCTATTGATCGTGATCATCGGCCTGGCTGAATGGCCGGTTTACGCCCGCACTGTGCGGGCCTCGGTCATGGGAGAAAAAAGCAAGGAGTATGTGGAGGCGGCCCGGGTCATCGGGCTGAACCGCTGGCGGATCATGTTCCGCCATGTACTGCCCAACACCATGACATCGGTTCTGGTCATCTCCACCATCCAGGTGGCCAACGCCGTCATGAGCGAAGCGGCCCTCTCCTTTTTGGGGCTGGGCATGCCGGTGACCAAACCTTCCCTGGGATCGCTGATCCGGTCCGGGTTCGAGTACATCTTCTCCGGCTCCTGGTGGATCACGTTGTTCCCGGGAGTGTTTCTCGTGCTGCTGGTACTGGTGATCAATCTGCTGGGAGACTGGCTGCGGGATGTACTGAATCCCAAACTGTATAAAGGATGA
- a CDS encoding ABC transporter permease, which produces MVAFIIRRVTQAVFVMLIISLVGFSIKNQIGDPVRDMVGERVTPAEREALRDKLGLNDPFLTQYLRFAKNAAQGDLGLSFFHKKPALAVIAGKAPATLELVFGAALIIIFISLPVGVFSAIYPRSAFSRFTMAFSTLGVSIPVFLTAIVLIYIFSVELNWLPSYGRGETVAIGGWNSGFFTVDGIKHLILPSFSLASIMLPLFIRLIRSEMMEVLETEYIKFAWAKGLRRKRIWFVHAFKNTLLPVITVFGVQIGIMFAFTILTETVFQWQGMGFMFLEAVERSDISLLVAYLMVVGAVFVVVNTLVDIIYGLVNPTIRIAGRT; this is translated from the coding sequence ATGGTCGCTTTCATTATTCGGCGCGTCACCCAGGCTGTCTTCGTCATGCTGATCATCAGCCTGGTGGGTTTCTCCATCAAAAACCAAATCGGCGATCCGGTTCGGGACATGGTGGGCGAACGGGTCACACCGGCCGAGCGGGAGGCCCTGCGGGACAAACTGGGCCTCAACGACCCTTTTCTAACCCAGTACCTGCGATTCGCCAAAAACGCCGCCCAGGGTGATTTGGGACTCTCCTTTTTTCATAAAAAACCGGCCCTGGCCGTCATTGCCGGAAAAGCGCCGGCCACCCTGGAACTGGTTTTCGGAGCGGCGCTGATTATCATCTTCATCTCCCTGCCCGTCGGCGTTTTCTCGGCCATCTATCCGCGAAGCGCATTTTCCCGTTTCACCATGGCGTTTTCCACGCTGGGGGTATCGATTCCGGTATTTCTCACCGCCATTGTCCTGATCTATATCTTTTCGGTAGAACTGAACTGGCTGCCCTCCTATGGCCGCGGGGAAACCGTGGCTATAGGAGGCTGGAACAGCGGCTTCTTTACTGTCGACGGCATCAAACATCTGATCCTGCCCAGCTTTTCCCTGGCCTCCATCATGCTGCCCCTGTTCATCCGGCTGATCCGGTCGGAGATGATGGAAGTGCTGGAAACCGAATACATCAAGTTCGCCTGGGCCAAAGGCCTGCGGCGAAAGCGCATCTGGTTTGTCCATGCGTTCAAGAACACGCTTTTGCCGGTCATCACCGTTTTCGGGGTCCAAATCGGCATCATGTTCGCTTTCACGATTCTTACCGAAACCGTCTTTCAATGGCAGGGGATGGGATTCATGTTCCTGGAGGCGGTCGAACGCTCCGACATCTCCCTTCTGGTCGCCTACCTCATGGTGGTGGGCGCCGTTTTCGTCGTCGTCAACACCCTGGTGGATATCATCTATGGACTGGTGAACCCCACCATCCGGATCGCGGGGAGAACATGA